A portion of the Lolium rigidum isolate FL_2022 chromosome 1, APGP_CSIRO_Lrig_0.1, whole genome shotgun sequence genome contains these proteins:
- the LOC124687862 gene encoding uncharacterized protein LOC124687862 isoform X1, with product MTNIINVLPVRTRSFNITIEGLMAFRYEVFQLIGLASTSNRFTSVGADSAWSFNGVHTPGNKELSHVVAIKIMTQQYSVYMYLQAELVRQYCHTWYVQASQFDRRKRGDFFRIPAFGAASLTCWRPIRSFIRYSSFLSADIRAYQLVVLPRARFSSVALLVISLNGVRSPVYE from the exons ATGACAAACATAATCA ATGTGTTGCCAGTCAGGACCAGAAGTTTCAACATCACCATTGAGGGCCTTATGGCATTCAGATATGAAGTGTTCCAGCTGATTGGGTTGGCATCAACGTCAAACAG ATTTACATCTGTAGGAGCGGATAGTGCTTGGTCATTTAACGGGGTACACACTCCTGGTAACAAAGAGTTAAGTCATGTTGTTGCTATAAAAATAATGACACAGCAATATTCAGTTTACATGTACCTGCAAGCTGAGTTGGTTCGTCAATATTGTCACACGTGGTATGTGCAGGCTTCTCAGTTTGATCGAAGGAAGCGAGGAGATTTTTTCCG TATACCAGCATTTGGAGCTGCATCCTTAACTTGTTGGCGTCCTATCCGCAGCTTCATTAGGTATTCTTCTTTCTTGTCAGCAGACATTCGAGCATACCAACTGGTAGTACTGCCACGTGCCCGATTTTCCTCCGTAGCTTTGTTGGTTATATCATTAAACGGGGTACGATCTCCTGTTTATGAATGA
- the LOC124687862 gene encoding uncharacterized protein LOC124687862 isoform X2: MTNIINVLPVRTRSFNITIEGLMAFRYEVFQLIGLASTSNRFTSVGADSAWSFNGVHTPGNKELSHVVAIKIMTQQYSVYMYLQAELVRQYCHTWYVQASQFDRRKRGDFFRIPAFGAASLTCWRPIRSFISDNNNNVD, translated from the exons ATGACAAACATAATCA ATGTGTTGCCAGTCAGGACCAGAAGTTTCAACATCACCATTGAGGGCCTTATGGCATTCAGATATGAAGTGTTCCAGCTGATTGGGTTGGCATCAACGTCAAACAG ATTTACATCTGTAGGAGCGGATAGTGCTTGGTCATTTAACGGGGTACACACTCCTGGTAACAAAGAGTTAAGTCATGTTGTTGCTATAAAAATAATGACACAGCAATATTCAGTTTACATGTACCTGCAAGCTGAGTTGGTTCGTCAATATTGTCACACGTGGTATGTGCAGGCTTCTCAGTTTGATCGAAGGAAGCGAGGAGATTTTTTCCG TATACCAGCATTTGGAGCTGCATCCTTAACTTGTTGGCGTCCTATCCGCAGCTTCATTAG CGATAATAACAATAATGTGGATTAA
- the LOC124687862 gene encoding uncharacterized protein LOC124687862 isoform X4 encodes MTNIINVLPVRTRSFNITIEGLMAFRYEVFQLIGLASTSNRFTSVGADSAWSFNGVHTPGNKELLSLIEGSEEIFSVYQHLELHP; translated from the exons ATGACAAACATAATCA ATGTGTTGCCAGTCAGGACCAGAAGTTTCAACATCACCATTGAGGGCCTTATGGCATTCAGATATGAAGTGTTCCAGCTGATTGGGTTGGCATCAACGTCAAACAG ATTTACATCTGTAGGAGCGGATAGTGCTTGGTCATTTAACGGGGTACACACTCCTGGTAACAAAGA GCTTCTCAGTTTGATCGAAGGAAGCGAGGAGATTTTTTCCG TATACCAGCATTTGGAGCTGCATCCTTAA
- the LOC124687862 gene encoding uncharacterized protein LOC124687862 isoform X3: MTNIINVLPVRTRSFNITIEGLMAFRYEVFQLIGLASTSNRFTSVGADSAWSFNGVHTPGNKELSHVVAIKIMTQQYSVYMYLQAELVRQYCHTWYVQASQFDRRKRGDFFRIPAFGAASLTCWRPIRSFIRHEA; this comes from the exons ATGACAAACATAATCA ATGTGTTGCCAGTCAGGACCAGAAGTTTCAACATCACCATTGAGGGCCTTATGGCATTCAGATATGAAGTGTTCCAGCTGATTGGGTTGGCATCAACGTCAAACAG ATTTACATCTGTAGGAGCGGATAGTGCTTGGTCATTTAACGGGGTACACACTCCTGGTAACAAAGAGTTAAGTCATGTTGTTGCTATAAAAATAATGACACAGCAATATTCAGTTTACATGTACCTGCAAGCTGAGTTGGTTCGTCAATATTGTCACACGTGGTATGTGCAGGCTTCTCAGTTTGATCGAAGGAAGCGAGGAGATTTTTTCCG TATACCAGCATTTGGAGCTGCATCCTTAACTTGTTGGCGTCCTATCCGCAGCTTCATTAG GCACGAAGCTTGA